A single window of Syntrophotalea acetylenica DNA harbors:
- the mrcB gene encoding penicillin-binding protein 1B, translating to MAVRKVSARSVGKRVFLYGMMVSLLTFGLYAIYLDFAVRERFEGKRFALPARVYARPLELYPGLKLTPADLAAELALLGYRQVKSPLEPATYRWEGRQLDLVTRSFVYGDGPQPPILCSVAFSEGRIVSLTDRKRRSAQQLVRLDPALIGGIFPGKNEDRVLIELRTVPRLVVDALLAVEDRRYYRHHGIDPRGMARALLMTLSGKSVQGGSTITQQLVKNFYLTAERTLRRKFTEMIMAVLLEMHYSKEEILETYLNEVYLGQDGNRAIHGFGLASVHFFDKPLSRLRPAEAALLVGLLKGPAYYSPRNHPRRALDRRNLVLSQMVEAGFLPEQQAAEARAMPLGVVERPPRGTSPYPAFLKLVHRQLQRDYRDEDLRSEGLLIFTTLDPRVQRMAEEAVQKHLAHLEAIRGIKSGTLQGAAIFTDTQSAEVQACVGGREPRFEGFNRVVDARRPVGSLIKPVVFLTALQHPSRYTLATLLDDGPLVYRQAGAEDWIPQNYDKQHHGKVSMREALIHSYNVATVRLGLSVGVDSVMANIRQLGVERELTGFAASLLGADALSPLEVAQLYQTLAGGGFRTPLRAIREVLTAEGEPLQRYPLNVEQVIRPAPVYLVTTALQSVVREGTAQKLYNRLSPDLGIAGKTGTTDDYRDSWFAGFTGDRLGVVWVGRDDNEPAGFSGAGAAMGIWGDIMVGLDPEPLALVPPDNVEWVWIDPASGLRSAANCPGAVELPFISGSAPTRSADCGPHSVGHRIKTWFKGLFE from the coding sequence ATGGCAGTTCGCAAGGTGTCCGCACGCAGCGTTGGCAAGCGGGTTTTTCTGTATGGCATGATGGTCAGCCTGCTGACCTTCGGTCTTTATGCGATTTATCTCGATTTTGCCGTAAGGGAGCGGTTTGAAGGCAAGCGTTTCGCCTTGCCCGCGCGGGTTTATGCGCGGCCGCTCGAATTGTACCCGGGACTGAAGCTCACCCCTGCCGATCTGGCCGCCGAGTTGGCCCTGCTCGGATACCGGCAGGTGAAATCTCCACTGGAGCCGGCGACCTACCGATGGGAAGGTCGACAGTTGGACCTGGTTACCCGGTCGTTCGTGTATGGCGACGGCCCTCAGCCGCCGATTTTATGCAGCGTGGCTTTCTCCGAAGGACGTATCGTATCCCTGACCGACCGCAAACGGCGTTCGGCCCAGCAGCTGGTGCGCCTCGATCCGGCCCTTATCGGCGGCATTTTCCCCGGCAAGAACGAGGACCGGGTGCTGATTGAACTGCGGACCGTGCCCCGGCTGGTGGTGGATGCGCTATTGGCCGTCGAGGATCGCCGCTATTACCGGCACCATGGCATCGATCCCCGGGGGATGGCCCGCGCGCTGCTCATGACCCTCAGTGGCAAAAGCGTTCAGGGTGGCAGCACCATCACCCAGCAACTGGTGAAAAATTTCTACCTGACGGCGGAGCGCACCCTGCGGCGCAAGTTCACGGAAATGATCATGGCCGTGCTGCTGGAGATGCATTACAGCAAGGAGGAAATTCTCGAAACCTATCTCAATGAGGTTTATTTAGGTCAGGACGGCAACCGGGCCATTCACGGGTTTGGCCTTGCCAGTGTCCATTTTTTTGACAAACCCCTGTCCCGTCTTCGTCCCGCCGAAGCCGCGCTGCTGGTAGGCCTGCTGAAAGGTCCGGCCTACTACAGCCCGCGCAACCACCCCCGGCGGGCTCTGGACAGACGCAACCTGGTTTTGTCTCAGATGGTCGAGGCCGGATTTCTGCCCGAACAACAGGCCGCGGAAGCCAGAGCGATGCCCCTGGGAGTGGTTGAACGGCCTCCCCGTGGCACCTCTCCCTACCCGGCATTTCTGAAGCTGGTGCATCGCCAGTTGCAGCGTGATTATCGAGACGAGGATCTGCGATCAGAGGGGTTGTTGATTTTTACCACGCTTGATCCCCGGGTGCAGCGCATGGCGGAAGAAGCGGTGCAAAAACATCTGGCGCATCTGGAAGCGATACGTGGCATTAAATCCGGCACCCTGCAGGGGGCGGCTATCTTCACCGACACGCAAAGTGCCGAGGTGCAGGCTTGTGTGGGCGGGCGGGAGCCGCGTTTCGAGGGGTTCAACCGGGTTGTCGATGCCAGGCGGCCTGTCGGATCGCTGATCAAGCCGGTTGTTTTTCTGACCGCACTGCAGCATCCTTCCCGATACACTCTTGCAACCCTGCTGGACGACGGTCCGCTGGTTTATCGGCAGGCCGGAGCTGAAGACTGGATTCCGCAGAACTATGACAAGCAGCATCACGGCAAGGTGTCGATGCGCGAGGCCCTGATTCATTCCTATAACGTGGCCACGGTCCGGCTCGGGTTGTCGGTGGGGGTGGATTCGGTGATGGCCAATATCCGGCAGCTCGGCGTGGAGCGTGAACTGACCGGTTTTGCCGCCAGCCTGCTGGGGGCGGATGCCCTGTCCCCCCTTGAAGTCGCGCAGCTCTACCAGACCCTCGCCGGAGGCGGTTTCCGTACGCCGCTGCGGGCCATTCGGGAGGTACTTACGGCCGAAGGCGAACCGCTGCAACGATATCCCCTGAATGTGGAGCAGGTCATCAGGCCGGCCCCTGTTTATCTGGTAACCACCGCACTGCAGTCCGTGGTCCGCGAAGGGACCGCTCAAAAGTTGTACAACCGGCTGTCGCCTGATCTGGGTATTGCCGGCAAGACCGGTACCACCGACGACTACCGGGATAGCTGGTTTGCGGGATTTACCGGTGACCGTCTCGGTGTGGTATGGGTGGGGCGGGACGATAACGAACCTGCCGGATTCAGCGGCGCTGGCGCCGCCATGGGCATCTGGGGCGATATTATGGTCGGACTTGATCCCGAACCCTTGGCCCTTGTGCCGCCGGACAATGTGGAGTGGGTATGGATTGATCCCGCATCGGGATTGCGCAGTGCCGCAAACTGCCCGGGTGCCGTGGAACTGCCTTTTATCTCCGGTTCGGCCCCAACCCGCAGCGCCGATTGTGGTCCACATTCGGTGGGCCATCGGATCAAAACCTGGTTTAAAGGGTTATTCGAGTGA
- a CDS encoding EAL domain-containing protein has translation MENVFLALVKNAALLLAMAFIYDVTTSRCRFKHRLAVQVFVGITLGLLGIVLMSSPWQYVPGIVFDTRSVLLGVSGLFFGMLPTSLAMIITAVFRFAQGGTATQAGVCVILTSGLLGMLWKNRTRHSDTEISWWQLYLFGMVLHIVMLACMLLLPWDTALRVLSRISLPVLLIYPVATAMLGTLMVARQRRDRLSLALQASEERLRMALKASRQGLYDLNVQTGAIIVNADYARMLGYEPETFRETNAAWMARMHSDDRPAVLAAYRDYVAGRIDEFRAEFRQRTRCGTWKWFRSMGKLLETDADGQPLRILGTFSDITERRQADQKTLDAEREKARLLEEAQQARLTLQRLFEEQKAATAEIERTSRLLAGVLSAASEVSIIATDPQGFITVFNRGAEKMLGYAAEEVVGRQTPAQFHLPSELQARYAELNSGDIPAVKTIGEFMAQVTRTDADHREWTYVHKNGQRLSVSLVITAMRAPCGEIVGFLGIAQDITASKMAQSGWRLAQSCIDHAAIGIFRIDEQGRILEVNKQGSKTLGYTPEELEELTIFDIDPTVTPERWVRHREIMLSERSTTIETLHRRKDASVFPVEVTINYFDYDGQTVCYSFVRDISERKRHENELRKLSQAVEQSPTAVVLTDPHGNIEYVNPKFTQTSGYTFEEVRGKNPRLLKSGETSPEEYKKLWETISSGREWHGEFHNRRKDGSFFWEHISISAVRSSAGTISQFLAIKEDITERKRYQDQLQHLATHDDLTGLANRALLQDRLEQSILFARRSKRLVAALLLDLDRFKIINDSLGHSFGDRLLQIVAERLRQSVRDADTVARLGGDEFVILLAEVANEEDVGKVAKKILERLAAPFHIDDREITVTASLGISIYPRDGEDEETLIRNADIAMYRAKEEGNSFCLYAPEMNLVVHEAMEMESDLRRALDRCELLLHYQPKIDLHDGSIIGAEALLRWLHPTRGLIPPDLFIPLAEETGLILPIGEWVLQQICRQIRQWQTRGLSVVPIAANLSARQFRNENLAQTVRQILQKQGVRPQLLELELTESMIMREPQASAETMQQLSDLGVSMALDDFGTGYSSLNYLRRFPVNGLKIDRSFICDVGQDPSASAVVTSIVAIARSLGLQSIAEGVETQQQLEFLRNCGCDCCQGYLFWAPLDVDDFTALLASPTSGTSIVTTSS, from the coding sequence ATGGAAAATGTTTTCCTCGCCCTTGTAAAAAATGCCGCCTTGCTGCTGGCCATGGCCTTCATCTACGACGTGACGACCAGCCGCTGCCGCTTCAAACACCGACTGGCGGTACAGGTCTTCGTCGGCATCACCCTCGGCCTGTTGGGCATTGTCCTCATGAGCTCCCCCTGGCAATACGTGCCGGGCATCGTTTTCGACACCCGCTCGGTACTGCTGGGAGTGTCCGGCCTGTTTTTCGGCATGTTACCCACTTCCCTGGCCATGATTATCACCGCCGTTTTTCGTTTTGCCCAGGGCGGCACGGCGACACAAGCCGGAGTCTGCGTCATCTTGACCTCGGGCCTGCTGGGGATGCTCTGGAAGAACCGCACCCGCCACAGCGACACCGAGATATCCTGGTGGCAACTCTATCTGTTCGGCATGGTGCTACATATCGTCATGCTGGCCTGCATGCTGCTGCTGCCATGGGATACCGCCTTGCGCGTCCTGAGCCGCATCAGCCTGCCGGTATTGCTCATCTACCCTGTGGCCACCGCCATGCTCGGCACGCTGATGGTCGCCCGCCAGCGACGCGACCGGCTGTCACTGGCGTTGCAGGCCAGCGAGGAGCGGCTGCGCATGGCCCTCAAGGCCTCGCGCCAGGGCCTTTACGATCTGAACGTACAGACCGGCGCAATCATCGTCAATGCGGATTACGCACGGATGCTGGGCTATGAACCGGAGACGTTCCGCGAAACCAATGCGGCGTGGATGGCGCGCATGCACTCCGATGACCGGCCAGCGGTGCTGGCCGCCTATCGGGACTATGTCGCCGGCAGGATCGATGAATTCCGTGCCGAGTTCCGTCAACGCACCCGCTGCGGAACCTGGAAATGGTTCCGCTCCATGGGCAAACTGCTGGAAACGGACGCCGACGGTCAGCCCCTGCGCATCCTGGGCACCTTCTCCGATATCACCGAGCGCCGTCAGGCGGACCAGAAAACCCTCGATGCGGAACGCGAAAAGGCGCGCCTTCTTGAAGAAGCCCAGCAGGCGCGACTGACCCTGCAGCGCCTGTTCGAAGAGCAGAAAGCCGCAACGGCGGAAATCGAACGCACTTCACGATTGCTGGCCGGTGTGCTCAGCGCCGCCTCCGAAGTATCCATCATTGCCACCGACCCCCAGGGCTTCATCACGGTGTTCAATCGGGGTGCCGAAAAAATGCTGGGATACGCGGCCGAGGAAGTCGTCGGCCGGCAGACCCCGGCCCAGTTCCATCTCCCATCGGAACTGCAGGCCCGCTATGCGGAGTTGAACAGTGGCGACATACCTGCCGTGAAAACCATCGGGGAGTTCATGGCACAAGTGACCCGGACCGACGCCGATCACCGGGAGTGGACCTACGTTCACAAAAACGGCCAGAGACTGTCCGTATCGCTGGTGATTACAGCCATGCGCGCCCCCTGCGGCGAGATCGTCGGGTTTCTCGGCATTGCCCAGGATATCACCGCCAGCAAAATGGCACAGTCCGGATGGCGCTTGGCCCAGTCCTGCATCGATCACGCCGCCATCGGCATTTTCCGCATTGACGAGCAGGGTCGCATTCTTGAAGTTAACAAACAGGGCAGCAAAACGCTCGGTTACACTCCCGAAGAGCTGGAAGAACTGACGATTTTCGACATCGATCCGACGGTTACCCCCGAACGCTGGGTACGGCACCGGGAAATCATGCTTTCCGAGCGTTCCACAACCATTGAGACCCTGCACCGGAGAAAGGACGCCAGCGTGTTCCCGGTGGAAGTCACCATCAACTATTTCGATTACGATGGCCAGACTGTCTGCTATTCATTCGTCCGCGACATCAGCGAACGCAAACGGCACGAAAACGAATTGCGAAAACTCTCCCAGGCGGTGGAGCAAAGCCCGACCGCCGTGGTGCTGACCGATCCGCATGGAAACATCGAATACGTCAACCCCAAGTTCACCCAAACTTCCGGCTACACCTTTGAAGAGGTGCGCGGCAAGAATCCGCGTCTTTTGAAATCAGGGGAAACTTCTCCGGAGGAATACAAAAAGCTCTGGGAGACCATCTCCTCCGGCAGGGAGTGGCACGGCGAGTTTCATAACAGGCGCAAAGACGGCAGCTTTTTCTGGGAGCACATATCCATCTCCGCGGTACGCAGTTCTGCCGGCACCATCAGCCAGTTTCTGGCCATCAAGGAGGACATCACCGAGCGCAAACGCTATCAGGACCAGCTGCAGCACCTTGCCACCCACGATGATTTGACCGGTTTGGCCAACCGGGCATTGCTGCAGGACCGCCTTGAGCAATCGATCCTGTTCGCCAGGCGTTCAAAGCGGCTGGTAGCGGCGTTGCTGCTGGATCTGGACCGTTTCAAGATCATCAACGACAGCCTCGGTCACAGTTTCGGTGACCGGCTGCTGCAGATTGTCGCCGAGCGGCTGCGTCAATCGGTACGGGACGCGGATACGGTTGCCCGGCTGGGAGGTGACGAATTCGTCATTCTGCTTGCCGAAGTGGCCAATGAAGAAGACGTCGGCAAGGTCGCCAAAAAGATCCTCGAACGCCTCGCCGCCCCTTTTCATATCGACGACCGGGAAATTACCGTCACCGCGAGCCTCGGCATCAGCATCTACCCGCGAGACGGCGAAGACGAGGAAACCCTTATCCGTAACGCCGATATCGCCATGTACCGTGCCAAGGAAGAAGGCAACAGCTTCTGTCTTTACGCCCCGGAAATGAACCTGGTGGTTCATGAAGCCATGGAAATGGAGTCGGATCTGCGGCGCGCTCTGGACCGCTGCGAGCTGCTGTTGCACTACCAGCCCAAAATCGATTTGCACGACGGCTCCATCATCGGAGCCGAAGCCCTGCTGCGCTGGCTCCATCCAACCCGCGGCTTGATCCCTCCCGACCTTTTCATCCCTCTGGCCGAAGAGACCGGCCTGATCCTCCCTATTGGCGAATGGGTCCTGCAACAGATCTGCCGACAGATCAGACAATGGCAGACGCGGGGGCTGTCGGTGGTTCCGATTGCCGCCAACCTTTCCGCCCGACAGTTTCGCAACGAAAATCTGGCACAGACCGTGCGACAGATCCTGCAAAAACAAGGGGTCCGTCCGCAACTGCTGGAACTCGAACTGACCGAAAGCATGATCATGCGCGAACCACAGGCGTCGGCGGAAACCATGCAGCAGCTCAGCGATCTGGGCGTCAGCATGGCTCTGGATGATTTCGGAACCGGGTACTCCTCCCTCAACTACCTGCGCCGTTTTCCGGTCAACGGTCTGAAGATCGACCGCAGCTTCATCTGTGACGTGGGTCAGGATCCCAGCGCTTCGGCGGTTGTTACCAGTATCGTGGCCATCGCTCGAAGCCTGGGCCTGCAGTCCATCGCCGAAGGCGTCGAAACGCAGCAGCAACTGGAGTTTCTCCGCAATTGCGGCTGCGACTGCTGCCAGGGGTATCTGTTCTGGGCACCGCTTGACGTCGATGATTTTACGGCGCTGCTTGCCAGCCCGACTTCGGGCACGAGCATCGTAACGACGTCTTCGTAG
- a CDS encoding putative bifunctional diguanylate cyclase/phosphodiesterase, protein MDKPCRPHQLWYKVKHVLPLHLLLLEDSEDEALSLVRELSRHGYALAWERVDTAEALQAALARGSWDVVICDWSQQRLRLRAAFEILQSSGQDLPFIILRGGTEDETADEVMGGAAHGYVSKDNLASLPAVIEKQLQHAAGRRCSAERDGRNNDGLFRSIFQNALAGMATVSPEGRFLQVNPALCRMLGYSEDILLEKSVLEITHAADVAFTRDLIREMRSGGQISRDYEKRYICRNGEVLWAHVATSCISHEDGTLSCLVLLVTDITPHHQARQKAHQLAYFDSLTGLPNRQLFCEHRHGCLIQARRERTSLGVLTIDIDRFKGVNNSFGYESGDAMLKTVSQRLQDCLARQDVLARLGSDEFAVVVSHARSQDEYSVLAQKLLNSLSEPIALDGQRVYCSVCIGIALFPLDGVEVDVLLKNAATAMHQAKQRGPKNYQFFSKGMNRMARERLEVEAGLRRSLDLGQLALHYQPKIDLKTGRVVAMEALLRWESPELGRISPLRFVPLAEETGLILPIGDWVLETACMQGAAWHRQGFSSLRMAVNISPRQFPPEGFCGASRRRTAAERI, encoded by the coding sequence ATGGACAAACCTTGCAGACCACATCAGCTGTGGTACAAGGTTAAGCATGTCCTCCCCCTTCATTTACTGCTGCTGGAAGATTCCGAGGATGAAGCTCTGTCGCTGGTGCGGGAACTGAGCCGCCACGGCTACGCCCTCGCCTGGGAAAGAGTCGACACGGCCGAAGCCTTGCAGGCCGCCCTTGCCCGGGGCAGTTGGGATGTGGTTATCTGCGACTGGTCCCAGCAGCGTCTCCGCCTGCGGGCGGCCTTCGAGATTCTGCAATCCAGCGGGCAGGATTTGCCTTTTATCATCCTTCGCGGGGGTACCGAGGACGAAACCGCCGACGAAGTCATGGGCGGCGCTGCTCATGGCTATGTCAGCAAAGACAACCTGGCTTCTTTGCCCGCCGTCATCGAAAAGCAACTGCAGCATGCCGCGGGGCGACGCTGCAGCGCGGAACGGGACGGGCGTAACAACGATGGGTTGTTTCGTTCCATTTTTCAGAATGCCCTTGCCGGCATGGCCACCGTATCTCCCGAGGGCCGTTTTTTACAGGTGAACCCGGCCTTGTGCCGGATGCTCGGTTACAGTGAAGATATATTGCTGGAGAAATCCGTCCTTGAAATCACCCATGCCGCCGATGTTGCCTTTACCCGCGATCTGATCAGGGAAATGCGGAGTGGTGGCCAAATTTCCCGGGATTATGAAAAGCGTTATATCTGCCGCAATGGCGAAGTCCTCTGGGCACATGTCGCGACCTCCTGTATTTCTCATGAAGACGGGACCTTGAGTTGCCTCGTCCTGCTGGTCACCGATATCACCCCCCATCATCAAGCCCGTCAAAAAGCCCATCAGTTGGCCTACTTCGACAGTTTGACCGGATTGCCCAACAGGCAGCTGTTCTGTGAGCACCGTCATGGATGCCTGATTCAGGCTCGCCGCGAGCGGACCTCCCTGGGGGTGCTGACCATAGATATCGACCGTTTCAAGGGGGTTAACAATTCCTTCGGTTACGAGTCGGGGGATGCCATGCTCAAAACGGTCAGCCAGCGTCTGCAGGATTGCCTGGCCCGCCAAGACGTTCTGGCGCGGTTGGGCAGCGATGAATTCGCTGTCGTGGTTTCCCACGCCAGGTCCCAGGATGAATATTCGGTACTTGCCCAGAAGCTTCTCAACAGTTTGTCGGAGCCCATTGCTCTGGATGGCCAGAGGGTTTACTGTTCGGTGTGTATCGGTATCGCGCTGTTCCCTCTGGACGGTGTCGAGGTCGATGTGCTGCTGAAAAACGCTGCGACCGCCATGCATCAGGCCAAACAAAGGGGGCCGAAAAATTACCAGTTTTTTTCAAAAGGCATGAATCGCATGGCCCGGGAAAGGCTCGAAGTCGAGGCCGGATTGCGTCGTTCGCTGGACCTTGGCCAGCTCGCGCTTCACTATCAACCCAAGATCGATCTGAAAACCGGCAGGGTCGTGGCCATGGAGGCGCTGCTGCGCTGGGAATCACCGGAACTCGGCAGGATCAGTCCTTTACGTTTTGTCCCTCTTGCAGAAGAGACAGGACTGATCCTGCCCATCGGTGACTGGGTACTGGAGACGGCCTGCATGCAGGGCGCGGCCTGGCACCGTCAGGGGTTCTCCAGCTTGCGCATGGCGGTCAACATTTCCCCGCGGCAGTTCCCGCCAGAGGGATTTTGTGGCGCGTCTCGACGGCGTACTGCGGCGGAGCGGATTTGA
- a CDS encoding Crp/Fnr family transcriptional regulator — translation MEQQKAIEQFLERFFGSSDADLYTLIEEISFFQKRRRKEVLFFEGEDGHAVHFLLRGRVKLYRANEDGKEAVIRFVQPGEFFAEILLDLRNRYPVNAIALEDCSLLLIDVGKLFARLQQTPQLAMHLVGILSQRLMFMLKRVEQLAIADIRQRFMGYLRALDQKHRTGVVQLPAPKREIALLLGTTPETFSRLLKKLSEEEMIRVSGKSIQLLAAFENGTDV, via the coding sequence ATGGAACAGCAGAAAGCCATCGAACAGTTTCTGGAGCGCTTTTTCGGATCCAGCGACGCCGATCTTTACACCCTGATCGAGGAGATCAGCTTTTTTCAGAAACGCCGCCGCAAGGAAGTTTTATTTTTTGAAGGGGAGGACGGACACGCCGTGCATTTCCTGCTGCGCGGCCGGGTTAAACTCTACCGGGCCAACGAAGACGGCAAGGAAGCCGTCATCCGCTTCGTACAACCGGGAGAGTTTTTTGCGGAAATCCTGCTCGACTTGCGCAACCGCTACCCGGTCAACGCCATTGCGCTGGAAGATTGCTCCCTGCTTCTGATCGACGTAGGTAAACTCTTCGCCCGCCTGCAACAGACCCCGCAGCTGGCCATGCACCTGGTCGGCATTCTCTCCCAGCGCCTGATGTTCATGCTCAAGCGTGTTGAACAGCTCGCCATCGCCGACATCCGCCAACGTTTTATGGGCTACCTGCGCGCCCTGGATCAGAAACATCGCACCGGCGTGGTTCAGCTTCCGGCCCCCAAAAGGGAAATCGCGCTGCTGCTCGGCACCACCCCGGAAACCTTTTCGCGACTGCTCAAAAAACTCTCCGAGGAAGAAATGATCCGGGTCAGCGGCAAATCGATCCAGCTGCTGGCGGCCTTCGAAAACGGCACGGATGTGTAA
- a CDS encoding EAL domain-containing protein has protein sequence MARLDGVLRRSGFDPGLLELELTENLVMEKSEETLLTLIDIKARGIKLAIDDFGTGYSMLSYLKHFPIDRLKIDRSFVQDIPMYADDAAITEAILAMARSLRIKVIAEGVETCEQLAFLKDRGCQEGQGYYFSRPMPADAAAEFLSGRFRCRNLLEGG, from the coding sequence GTGGCGCGTCTCGACGGCGTACTGCGGCGGAGCGGATTTGATCCCGGTCTGCTGGAACTGGAACTGACCGAAAACCTGGTCATGGAAAAATCCGAGGAGACGCTCCTGACCCTGATCGATATCAAGGCGCGTGGCATCAAACTCGCTATCGATGATTTTGGTACCGGGTACAGCATGCTCAGCTATCTCAAGCACTTTCCCATCGACCGTCTCAAGATCGATCGCAGCTTCGTGCAGGACATCCCGATGTATGCTGACGATGCGGCGATTACCGAGGCCATCCTCGCCATGGCGCGCAGCCTGCGGATCAAGGTCATTGCCGAAGGGGTAGAGACCTGCGAGCAGCTGGCCTTCCTGAAGGATCGCGGCTGCCAGGAGGGGCAGGGTTATTATTTTTCCCGGCCCATGCCGGCCGATGCCGCGGCTGAATTCCTGTCCGGTCGGTTTCGCTGCCGCAATCTGCTCGAAGGCGGCTAG
- a CDS encoding tetratricopeptide repeat protein, which translates to MNKTLIKWLVPAILLLIAGCAVPPQKQTAPAPSGNLAVTSLLGKARSQTAAGRLSDASVSLERALRIEPRNALLWHELARVRLAQGQLMQAENLAAKSNSLVPAGHVLRRENWIIIGRARTDLGDLQGARQAFERAE; encoded by the coding sequence GTGAACAAGACACTGATAAAATGGCTGGTTCCGGCGATTCTGCTGCTGATCGCGGGGTGTGCGGTGCCACCTCAGAAACAAACTGCGCCGGCGCCATCGGGCAACCTGGCGGTGACTTCCCTGCTTGGCAAGGCCAGGTCGCAAACCGCGGCGGGTCGCCTGTCCGATGCCAGTGTTTCGCTGGAACGTGCCTTGCGGATCGAGCCCCGCAATGCACTGCTCTGGCATGAACTGGCCCGCGTGCGCCTGGCGCAGGGACAGCTCATGCAAGCCGAAAATCTCGCCGCCAAGTCCAATTCCCTGGTTCCCGCTGGTCATGTTCTGCGTCGTGAAAACTGGATCATCATCGGTCGGGCCCGTACCGACCTTGGCGATCTGCAGGGAGCCCGCCAGGCGTTTGAAAGGGCCGAGTAG
- a CDS encoding Na/Pi cotransporter family protein, which produces MHFIGIFIETIGGLGLFVLGMKTMTEGLQMAAGPRIKKILCAISANRVIGCATGALVTAMVQSSSATTVMLIGFVSAGLLTLQQAVGVILGANIGTTMTSQLIAFKLSSLSLPAVALGVSMRFFSKQKKYRYAGEVILGFGLLFLGMETMKHGLQPLRSDPNFLSFFTRFDPASLGGLLLCVLTGALLTMAVQSSSATVGLTMTMATQGLLSFPAAMALVLGENIGTTITAELATLGTANIEAHRTARAHTMFNVIGVGIMVLVFPQFVAFVEKITRLSGVGAPDALLHGEHLYVGRYLANGHTLFNITNALFFLLFLPVLVKAAIMLSPKDKTAPPPEAIPEFNDFYDESPIAALAQVRAEILRMAKTARQTLENVIPAIKQRNPEMMSGWKEQEKWIDQARKEITHYLIKIYQLEINEDSAREIHSFFRMANNIEKIGDAVEQLAHLSEKLFENRLLLSDHSLKDLEQMSHRVLAFLDLVIVQINAPDATFMQEAYKHETGINLQFNKMRVQKIQRLQERDCSIEPGLWYIDIMAYLERIGGYCFNIAQAITGQK; this is translated from the coding sequence TTGCATTTTATCGGGATTTTCATCGAAACCATCGGCGGGCTGGGGTTGTTTGTCCTGGGAATGAAGACCATGACCGAAGGCCTGCAAATGGCGGCCGGTCCCCGCATCAAGAAAATTCTCTGCGCCATCTCCGCCAACCGGGTCATCGGTTGCGCCACCGGCGCGCTGGTGACCGCCATGGTGCAATCCTCCTCGGCCACCACTGTCATGCTGATCGGTTTTGTCAGTGCCGGTCTGCTGACCCTGCAGCAGGCGGTCGGTGTCATCCTCGGCGCCAATATCGGCACCACCATGACCTCACAGCTGATCGCTTTCAAGCTGTCGAGCCTGTCCCTGCCGGCCGTCGCCCTCGGCGTCTCCATGCGTTTTTTTTCCAAGCAGAAAAAATACCGGTATGCCGGCGAGGTGATTCTCGGCTTCGGCCTGCTGTTTCTGGGCATGGAAACCATGAAGCATGGACTGCAGCCTTTGCGAAGCGATCCAAACTTCCTGTCCTTTTTCACCCGCTTCGATCCCGCCAGCCTGGGCGGACTGCTGCTGTGCGTTCTGACCGGAGCCCTGCTGACCATGGCAGTGCAGAGCTCCTCGGCCACCGTCGGGCTCACCATGACCATGGCGACCCAGGGGCTGTTGAGCTTCCCCGCTGCCATGGCGCTGGTGCTGGGCGAGAATATCGGCACTACCATCACCGCCGAACTCGCCACCCTCGGCACCGCCAACATCGAGGCTCATCGCACGGCACGCGCCCACACCATGTTCAACGTCATCGGCGTAGGCATTATGGTGCTGGTTTTTCCGCAATTTGTCGCTTTTGTCGAAAAAATCACCCGGCTATCCGGGGTTGGCGCACCCGATGCCCTGTTACATGGCGAGCACCTGTACGTGGGCCGCTACCTGGCCAACGGACACACCTTGTTCAACATTACCAACGCTTTGTTTTTCCTACTCTTTTTACCGGTTCTTGTAAAAGCGGCGATCATGCTGTCGCCCAAGGACAAAACGGCACCGCCCCCGGAAGCCATTCCCGAGTTCAACGATTTTTATGACGAATCCCCCATTGCGGCTCTGGCCCAGGTACGAGCCGAAATCCTCCGAATGGCCAAAACCGCCCGCCAGACGCTGGAAAACGTCATCCCCGCCATCAAGCAGCGCAACCCAGAGATGATGAGCGGATGGAAAGAGCAGGAAAAATGGATCGATCAGGCCCGCAAGGAAATCACCCATTACCTCATCAAGATCTATCAACTTGAAATCAACGAGGATTCGGCGCGGGAAATTCACAGTTTCTTCCGTATGGCCAACAACATCGAAAAAATAGGCGATGCAGTGGAACAGCTGGCCCACCTGTCGGAGAAGCTGTTTGAAAACAGGCTGCTGTTATCCGACCATTCCCTGAAGGACCTGGAGCAGATGTCGCATCGGGTGCTGGCCTTCCTCGACCTTGTCATCGTCCAGATCAACGCGCCCGATGCCACCTTCATGCAGGAAGCCTACAAACACGAAACCGGCATCAACCTGCAATTCAATAAAATGCGCGTACAAAAAATCCAGCGCCTCCAGGAACGGGACTGTTCCATCGAACCGGGGCTCTGGTACATCGACATCATGGCCTATCTTGAACGTATCGGCGGCTATTGCTTCAACATTGCCCAGGCGATTACCGGTCAGAAATAG